The genomic DNA AAACCAGACAAACCCAAGGTTGTTATAGCGGCGTCATTACCGCCGGTAATCATAATATCTGATTCCCCGCGCTGGATTGCTCTAAAAGATATTCCAATAGCGTGAGAAGCGGAAGCACAAGCCGTTGCAATAGACATATTAGGGCCTTTGAATCCAAAATTAATTGCTATTAACCCAGGCGCTTCGTCAGCAATAAGCATAGGAATAAGAAACGGCGAAACCCTTGAAGGTCCTTTCTCTAAAAGAATGGAATGCTGGTCTTCTATAACTTGCAACCCACCAATTCCCGAACCCAAAATCACACCAGCTCTTTCTTTGTCTATTTTTTCTAAATCAATATCTGCATCTTCAACCGCCATATAAGACGAAACTATTGCATACTGCGCAAATTTATCTAAACGCCTTGCATTTTTGGCGTCTATATAAGCGCTTGGGTCAAAGTCTTTCACTTCGCCTGCAATTTGGGAAGTATAAGAGGAAACGTCAAAATAGGTTATTTTTCGTATTCCGCTTTTACCTTCCAGAAGTGAAGCCCAAAATTCTTTGACATTGTTGCCAATAGGCGTAACACATCCCATTCCCGTAATAACTACACGTTTTGGTTGCATATTTTTAGGATCCAGTTTATCAGGATATCAGGAAGAGGTTATCGGGATATCAGGGCATCAGACAAGGATAAAAACACCTGACATCCTGATTTCCTGATATTCTACCTACTGATGCTCCGATATCCTGATATCCTTTTATAGAATTGTTATTTATTATGGTTATTTACGTAGGTTATAGCCTCTCCTACACTGCGAATTTTTTCCGCTTCTTCGTCGGGAATTTCGATGTTAAATGATTCTTCCAACGCCATTACCAATTCCACCGTATCTAGAGAATCGGCTCCCAAATCATCAATGAAAGAAGCGTTTTCGGTTACTTGTTCTTTTTTAACTCCTAATTGTTCAACAATTATGTCTTTTACTTTCTGTTCAATGTCTGACATTCTATCCTCCCTTTTTTAGAATTTAAAAAGAAACTACATTGAATTATATCAGAATTTTTTATTTGCTTACAATATATTATTTAAAACCTATGCCCGGAATTGTTAAATAATTTCATGTTTTTTGCAAAATTGCTATACTGTATGGCATGAAAGAAGCTTGGTTTTATAATGCAACGGAGAATAAAAATGTAACATGTTTTTTATGTCCGCATAACTGCCAAATCAAGCCAGGGGAAAGAGGACAATGCAATGTAAGGGAAAATATCAACGGGAAACTTTATTCACTCGTATATGGGAAAATTATTGCCGAACATATAGACCCAATCGAAAAAAAACCGATTTACCACATATTGCCCGGTTCTTCGTCATACTCAATAGGGACTGTCGGCTGTAATCTTTCCTGCCGCAACTGCCAAAACTGGCAAATATCACAATTAGATAAAAAATCTCCTATTCGAGGAAAAAACACCACTCCCGAAGAAATCGTAAAAAATGCTATTAAAAGTAATTGCAAATCCATTGCTTACACCTATACTGAGCCGACAATTTTTTATGAATTCGCTTATGATTGCGCAGTCCTTGCGCACTTGGAAGGTTTAAAAAATATTTTTGTCACGAACGGTCATATAAACAGCGAACCTTTGGAAAAAATAGCTCCTTTTTTAGATGCGTGTAATGTTGATTTAAAATCTTTCAAAGAAAAAACTTATAAAAAAATCTGCGGGGGGAAATTAGAGCCGGTAAAAAACAGTATAAAACTGATGAAAAAATTAGGAATTTGGGTTGAAATTACGACTTTGATTATTCCAAAAGTAAACGATTCTTTCGAAGAAATCGCCGATATAGCCGATTTTATAAAAGACATTGGAGAAGAAACCCCTTGGCATATATCAGCTTTTTATCCAAATTATCTTATGACGGATATTGCACATACTTCGGTATCTTCCTTAAAAAAAGCCAGACAAATAGGTATGGATAAAGGATTAAAATATGTATATACAGGGAATATCTCGATAGATGAAAACGAAAACACTTACTGCTATAACTGTAAAAATTTACTGATCCAAAGGCAAGGCTTTTCAGTAATTAAAAATATCGTCAAAAACAAAAAATGCCCAAACTGCAATGTAAAAATAGACGGTTTTTTAGAATAATTGTTTTCAAAGTTCAAAAATCTGTATAATCATATATAATATAAAGATTACCACGGGAGGAAAAATGGATAAAAGACAGGAAATTTTAAAATTAGCAAAAAAGGAAAAGATAAGATTCATAAGATTATGGTTTACCGATATATTGGGATTTTTAAAGAGTTTTGCCATTACCATAGATGAACTGGAAGAAGCTTTATATGAAGGCAAGGGTTTTGACGGCTCTTCAGTAGAAGGATTTGCAAGAATAGACGAAAGCGATATGGTCGCTTTACCTGACCCAGACACTTTTGTAATCCTTCCATGGGGACCGTCCAGCGATATAAAAGTCGCAAGAATGTTCTGCGACATTAAAAACCCCGACGGTTCGGCTTATGACGGAGACCCGCGTTATGTCCTAAAACGAATATTAAAAAAGGTCAAAGACATGGGATACACTTTTTATGTGGGACCGGAACTTGAATATTTCTATTTCAAGAATTCGCAACCAAAAGCAGAGCCAATTGATTTCGGAGGATATTTCGACCTGACTCCAATGGACATAGCAAGCGATTTAAGAAAAAAAACAGTAATAGCGTTGCAATCAATGGGCATACCCGTTGAATATTCCCATCACGAAGTAGCACCTTCTCAACATGAAATAGATTTAAGATACAGAGACGCATTAACAATGGCTGACACAGTTATGACTTATCGACTCGTAGTAAAAGAGATAGCATTGCAAAATGGAGTTTACGCCACTTTCATGCCCAAACCAATTTTCGGGGAAAACGGTAGTGGAATGCACATTAATATGTCGCTGTTCAAAGGCAAAAAAAATGTATTCTTTGATAAAAATGACAAGTTACATCTTTCAAAAATCGCAAGGGATTTCATTGCCGGGTTGATGAAGCACGCGCAGGAAGTAACCTCTATAACCAATCAATGGGTAAATTCTTATAAAAGATTAGTTCCGGGATACGAAGCGCCGATTTATATATCATGGGCTCAAAAAAACCGTTCTGATTTAATCAGGATACCAATGTATAAACCCGGCAGAGAAAAATCGACAAGAGTAGAATACCGCGCGCCCGACCCCGCTTGTAATCCTTATCTTGCGTTTTCTATAATGTTAGCTGCGGGACTTGAAGGTATGGAAAAAGGATATAAACTCAAAACTCCGATAGAAAGAAATGTATACGAAATAGGCAAAGAAGAAAGGAAAAAGTTAGGCATAGACACCCTACCCGGCGACTTATACGAAGCTGTTTTGCTTACAAGCAAAAGCAAACTTGTAAAAGAAACTCTGGGAGACCATGTTTTCAATAAATTCCTGGAAAACAAAAAGATAGAATGGAATAATTACAGAGCCCAAGTTACTTCCTATGAAATGGATAGATACTATTCCATATTATAAATTTAAAAATTAAAATGCAAAATTAAAAATTTTAAATTTTGATATGTCATTTTGCTATTTGATTTTTACATTTTAATATTTACACCATGCAAGAACTAATTGAACAAATAAGTATTTGGATTAAAGAAGAAATAAAAAAAGCAGGGAAAGATGGAGTGGTTTTGGGACTTTCAGGCGGATTGGATTCCACAATAACCGCATTTTTATGTAAACAAGCGCTGGGACAAGAAAAAGTTCTGGGAATACTAATGCCATGCCATCCTAATCCGAATGTTTCGGAAGACACCAAGTTGTCCGTTGAATTTTTAAAAATCCCCACTAAATATATAGACCTTACTCCTGCATATGATATGTTTTTATCTATTCTTCCTGAGGGAAACAAAACATCGCACTCCAACTTAAAAGTCCGCCTTCGTATGGCTACGCTCTATTATTTTGCAAATAAGTTTAATTATCTTGTTGCTGGAACAAGCAACAAATCGGAATATAATGTCGGATATTTTACAAAATACGGAGATGGAGCAGTTGACCTTATGCCTATAGCAGATATATACAAAACAGAATTGTTCAAATTAGCAGAATATATAAATGTACCCAAAAAAATAATCGACAAGCCTCCGTCCGCAGACCTATGGGAAGGACAAACCGACGAAAAAGAACTTGGTATAACTTATGAAAAACTGGACAATGCGCTAAAAAATCTTTTAGAAAATAAAAAACCTGCAAATAGTACGCAAGAAGAATTAGTTGAAAAAATGATAAAAGAATCTGTGCACAAAAAAATACTCCCACCAATATTTAAAAGAAAAAATAATTAGTCCCTTCTGCCGTTCCCCCCTCCCTTTCTCTGTCATTCCTGCAGGTAGTAAGCAGGAATCCATTCTTTCGTCATAAAATAGATTCCCGATAAAAACATTCGGGAATGACACACTTCATCATAAATAGATTTATCCCCAAGTGTTTCTATTGGGGATAAAAACCCCCGATTCCTGCATGTAGCAAGCGGGAATCCATTCTTGTAAGCTGTCATTCCTGCATGTAGTAAGCAGGAATCCAATGATGATTTTTTTCGTAGATACTATTTTAGATTCCCGCCTATGCGGGAATGACAAGTGGAGTGTCTGCTATTACAATTTCCCCTGGTTGAGTTCGGATTGCCAATTATTGGTTGTTATAGTTATAATAATAGGTAGAGAGTAAATTATATTATCCGTTTTAAATCATTAACATTATGGAAATACAACAAAAACTCCAACAAAGACTGCAACAAAGACTTATCATGACGCCTCAACTTAGGCAAGCTATGCACATTCTGCAACTTCCGATACTTGAACTAAAAGCTTTGATGCAGGAAGAGTTAATAAATAATCCTTTGCTCCAAGAACAATTAGACGAAGAAAAAGACAAAAATGAAACAGAAGAAACATCACAAGAAAAAAACGAAGAAACAAAAGAATTAGACAGCAAATGGGATGAATATCTACAAATAACAAAATCGCCCAAAAAATATACGCAAGAAGAAAGAGAAAGAAGAAACTATATCGAAAGTTCTATAACCAAGCCCATATCTTTACAACACCATCTGGCTCAACAACTAAAAGAAACCGACTTAAAAAACCTAGATAAAGAAATTGCGGAAACCATTATCGCAAACATAGATGATGACGGGTATTTAAAAGCCGACATAAACGAAATAGCGCACATTCTTGATACCAATAAAGAAAAAATAGAAAAAATTCTTTTGATAATTCAGGGTTTTGATCCTGTCGGAGTCGCCGCAAGGAACCTGCAGGAATGTCTTCTATTGCAATTAAGAGATGAAAAAACGCCTGCCTACCCTGACCAGCAAAAAACAGGGAGGAATGACGCTTTATTAGAAAAAATAATCAATGAACATATAGACGATTTGGCAAACAAGAGATATCATAAAATTACATCTTCTTTAAAAATATCGGATGAAGAGTTAAGGAATAAAATACATATCATAGAAAAATTAGAACCCAAACCCGGCAGACAATATGCTTCTACCGAATTTAATTTTATAGTCCCCGACGTTATCGTTAAAAAAGTAGGTAATGATTACAAAATTATTGTCAACGAAAAGGAACTACCTATTTTAAAAATAACTCCGTCATATAAAAAACTCTTGCAAGAAAGCAAAAAAACCGACAAGACAACAAAATACATAAAAGAAAAACTAACCAGCGCAGAGTGGTTACTAAAGAACATTCGACACCGGCAGGATACGATTTACAGGGTTACATCTTATATTGTCCAAAGACAAAGAGAATTTTTAGACAAAGGAGCCGGACATTTAAAGGTTTTGACATTAAAAGACGTTGCTGAAGCAACAGTTTTACACTCTTCAACCATAAGTAGAGTAACATCCACAAAATACATAGAAACACCGCGGGGAATATTTAAACTTAGATATTTCTTTTCAGGCGGGTTAGCCAAAACAAGCGATTTACTTGAGGATGAAACAGAAATAACAGCATCAAGAAACGTAAAAAATTTAATAAAAACACTTTTTGAAAAGGAATCCCACCTTCACCCGTTATCCGACCAGAAAATGACAGACTTTCTCAATAAACAAGGATATAAAATCGCGCGTCGTACAGTAGCTAAATACAGGGAGCAACTGGGAATCCTGCCTTCCAAGATGAGAAGAACGCTGTGAGGTCAGAAAACAGTATTCAGTGGTCAGTGTACAGTGTTCAGAAAAAAATTAACTACTCAACTGCTTTTTGGGATAGCCAGATTAAAGGATTTAATACGCTTCTTACTGCTTTCTTTAATACTGGATGCTCTTTTATAAATAGAGCCGCACGCGGAGACACTTTATAGTAAGTGGCTACGAAACCTTCACCAACAGGATTAGTAAGCAGGTAGCTGTCTCTGAACCTGCTCAAAACTCTAACCTCAGAAGCCAGCGGAGTTCCAAAAGTTGCTGTTGCTATGAAACAATAATCTTTTACTTCATCGTCATCTCCTCCTTCTTCTCCGATTACGGTCAGGATTACAGTATTGGATGTTGAAGATAGACCTGTGGAGTCGGTAGCTGTAAAAACTACTGTTTCTGTTCCTGACCACCAAACCGGTTGGGAGAAAGAGACATTATTGTCAGCATCAATTGATACGTTTATATATGGATTGTCTAAAGTTGAAGCTGTATATGTTACTGTCTGGTTTCTGGCGGGGATGGTTGAGTTGTTGGGGTCAATAAAATAGTCATCAAGGTCAAAAGAATTATTATTGGAACTGGCTTTAGACCAGGATTGAGGAGATATATAGTCATTATTGGAAGAATAGATGTAGGCAGAGCCGGCATCGGAAAGAGCATAACGAGCCCCCACCAAGACATCGTCTTTGCCATCTCCGTCTATGTCTGAGATGGAAGAGACTGAGTAGCCGAAACTATCATTGGGCGCTATACCGTCGTATTGTTTGATAAGCTCACCAGTGTTGGAAGAGTAGATGTAAGCAGATCCTGCACCAAAAAGGCCGCCAGGGTCAGTGACATAAGCTCCGACTAAAACATCGTCCTTGCCATCTCCGTCTATGTCTGAGATGGAAGAGACGGAGCGGCCGAAACTATCATTGGACGCTATACCATCGTATTGTTTGATAAGCTCACCAGTGTTGGAAGAGTAGATGTAGGCAGAGCCGGCATAACGAGCCCCCACCAAGACATCGTCTTTGCCATCTCCGTCTATGTCTGAGATGGAAGAGACTGAGTAGCCAAAATTATCATTGATAACTCCGCCATCGTATTGTTTGATAAGGCTGCCCGTGTCGGAAGAGTAGATGTAGGCAGATCCGGCGTTGTAAAGACCACCGGGGTCAGTGCTATAAGCTCCGACTAAAACATCGTCCTTGCCATCTCCATCTATGTCTGAAATAGAAGAGACGGAATAGCCGAAATAATCACCTGCTGCTACGCCATCATATTGCTTAATAAGGCTGCCCGTGTTGGAAGAATAGATGTAGGCAGAGCCGGCACTAGAAAGACCGCCTGGGTCAGCCCCATAAGCTCCGACTAAAACATCGTCTTTGCCATCTCCGTCTATGTCTGAAATAGAAGAGACGGACCAGCCGAAACTATCACCTGCTGCTACGCCATCATATTGCTTAATAAGGCTACCTGTGTTGGAAGAGTAGATGTAGGCAGAGCCGGCATTAACAAGACCGCCGGGGGCAGTGCTACAAGCTCCGACTAAAACATCGTCTTTACCATCTCCGTCTATGTCTGAAATAGAAGAGACGGACCAGCCGAAACTATCACCTGCTGCTACGCCATCATATTGCTTAATAAGCCATTTGCCAAAAGTTGGCGCGCTTTCAGGGTCAATCGGGTTTAGATTGCTGTCAACCTCATACTTATCGTTCCAACCATCATCGTCAGTGTCTGCGTCATAGGGGTTGGTGTAATAGGTGAATAGTTCAGCATAGTCAGTTAATCCGTCCTCGTCATAATCAGTATTGCCATCTTGGCTTATTCCCAAAGTATCAATATTATCAGGTAAATTGATGATTATAAATGAGGATCTATCAGGAAAAGAAATTATTACTGGGGAGCTAACCGAAAATTTTATTCCAAAATTATAGATGGCGTTTCCGAAAATAGATTGAGGTTCAGCGAAGGTTTGTTTCCCAGCATAAAGATCATGATTTACCACTTTATTGGGAGAGTCAGCAGTGTTTATGGTAAAGCATTCATCAGTAGTAGGGCTATAAACGCCTGTTTTATCATAACCCAGTATCCCTTGGCTATCGGAAGTTATCCACCAAATATGGTAATAAATATTTGATATCTGGTTTGCCTGAGTATAAGTTCCGTTTTCATCAAAATAGAATTGGATCCAATTGTTGCAATTTCTATTTTCGTTAGAAGTTGGAGCTGTTCTGGAAAAAGTGCCAACATCATTTCCAGAAAGTATACTCCCCCCACCTTGATAATGCGTTTTGATATCGTCTCTCAAATAATATATTCCATCAATATTGGTTTCAGAATGGGAATCGAAGATTTGGAAATAGACTGTATCTGTGGGCCCGTTTAAAGCTGTGTTAGCGGCATTTTTAGTGGTTACTATAACCTGGTAATTGTCTGCGGCGGTAGAAGTGTTAATAATATCTCCCAAGACAATGGTTTTAGCTCCGCCAATGGAAGAAGTCCCAAGACCGTCTCTGGTGATTGTTATTGTCTGGGTAGCTACGGTCAAACTTTGTCCTGCGTCAAAACCCGTCCAAGAAATAAAAGAAGCGCCGGATACATCAAAACCTGCAGGGAATTGAATGGTTATCTTTCCATTATTGGGAATTGTGCCTGATGTATTAAAAGCAATAGTATAACTTGTGGAGTTGTCTGCTGTTACGTCAGATGGAGTAGCGGTAATTTGAACGAGGTTGCTGGCCGCCTGCGCTTGGTTCCCAAATCCTATTATCCCCGCAAGAAAAAACAAAATAACGATGATAATTTTATTTTTCTTATTTTTTTTATTCATAATTTCTCCTCTTTTTTACATTTTTGACGTCATATTTTACAACAAAACATAAAAAAATGCAGGTTCTAATTTTTTCTCAAATAAGGCGCGAACAGTTCTTTGTATAACTTTTCGGCATTTGACTGCGAACCTTGCATTGGTGGAAAACCTGAATATTTTTTTGCCTCTTCCACGTCTCTTAGAATATCAAGAGAGTACTGGCTTTTTGAATAAAACCATCCTTTTTCCATATAATATTGCGACAGATAAACCTGTTCAGTCTGTCCCGAGGTCGGTATAAAAAGGCATTTTGTCTTTCCTAATTCAGCTATTTCCATCATTGTCGTGTAACCTGAACGGCTTATTATGAATTTTGCGCGGTTCATAAGAACACTCATTTCTTCGCGTCCCGCATGAGATTTAACGGTAGTAAATTCAGGCATCTTATATTCAAAATCTTCGGCAGGTCTGCCTAAAAGCACCATTTTCTTGCCTGGGAGTTTTTGTACCTGTTTCATCATCACTTCCTCAAGTATCGTCCTCTGTGGTTCCGGACCTGAAATACTTATTAAAAAATCTATATCTTCGGCTACATCTATCTTCCTTATACTTGAAAGTATCCCTGCATAATATATTCGCTCTTGAGTTGCTTTTCTTGTATTTAGTGAAAGAGTCCCGCTCAATGATACCGTATCGGGACTATTGTCGGGAACAATAACCCTTGTGAAGTTTTTATGGAAATGGCTGTTGAAACTTTGCGCCCACTGTTCCGCAAATGATAAAACTTTAGGAGCGCTAAAGCGCAACTGATGAGAGATAAGAAAAGAAGGAACATCAGGAGAATATACGCCGAATCTATTATCACTTATTATTAAATCGTATTTATTTTCCTTAAAAAACTGCCGTGCTTTCTTTTCTTCAACACGGATGGCATGAATCATAATTGGAATATATGCGGTAAATTTTGCAATAAAGAAACGACTTTTTGTATACGGTGGAGGATAATCAGGGAAATAGATAAATCTACACTGCGGAAATTCTTTTTGTAAGAATACAAGAGAAGGACCGCTTGAAGCGATAGTTACTTTGTGGTTGTGTTTGAGAAGTTCTTTGATTATGGGAACATCTCTTGTGGCATGCCCCAAACCCCAAGACAGGGGAGACACAAAAACATGGGCCATTTTAAATTTTTTCTACAGTTCTAAGTTGCCTATTCATCTTGTAAACAAGGACATTTTGAAGTTCCAAATAACAGAATGCAGGAGCGCCCGATTTTGCAAGCGATGAAAAAAACCGTTCCGCAGCTTTTCTGACAAGCGGATAATCCTCAAATGCTCCCTGCAGAAACCAATTTATAAAATAATTCAGTGCGCGAATTTGCGTATGAACCACTTTTTCCAATCTAACTACATCCAAACTAAAAATAAGCTCAACCCAAGTAGAGATTTCATCCCTTAGCATTTTAGTTGTCAAATCTTTCGGGTTTAAATAAACTCTGCCCTCGGCAATATTCTGGAAATATTCCCTAAAAGTCTCACCTTTAGCAAAAGTGGAAGCCATACCGATATCACCAACGTGTGTATCAGTCGTGGCAATAATTCCTTTAGAATATTTTTCCGCAAGTTTCATTGCAAGTGCATTTTTCTGCCAAACTCTGTGCATATTATATTCGGTAACGGGGAACAACTGGAGCAGTTTATGGACAACCCTAAAATTGGGTTTTTCTCCGTGGTCATACCAATAAGGATGGTTGTAAACAAAAGGCAAATCTTTTTCCTTTAAATACGATACGAAAGCAAAAATATCCTTTTTGACTTTTGCTATTTCCATCAGTTCTTTAAATTGGACTTTATTTAATTCATATATGTTTACATGTATGGAATGCCCGACATTCTTCATATCCTTTATTTTTATTTCCACGCCCGGCACCAACCCCTCTTTATCCCAACCAATATGGTCATAGGCATCCATAGTATCGTGGTCGGTAAAAGTAATAAATTTCATGCCTTTTTGGCGAGCTTTTTCATAAAGCGTAAGGGGATCCAAGAATTTTGAAGGCAAAACATCGTGAGAATAATACGTGTGAACATGTAAATCCGTCTCATGCCACCCTTCGCTTAGGAGTTGGGGTATCTTGTCCTTAGATACAATTTTTGAATTATTAATCTTTAGCTTATTCATCAGCGTATATTATACCTCAATTAAGCGTAAAGGCAACTTATACAAGTCGTGATACAAACGAAAAATATTGTGTTTTTTATCCCGACGATTTACCGTCTCGATATCCAGCCACTTCAGTTCCCTCTGAAACTCTTTCACAGAGCCACATTACGGGTTTTAAAATTTCCCTCGCAATATTCTTCAAAATGGGATGCTGTTTTGCAAATCTAACCATTACGGGAGATATTTTATAATAAGCTGAAACAAAAATTTGCCCGACAGGATTAGTTAGTAAGGTATCATCTCTAAAACGCCTGCATAACATAATATCATCTGGCGCTAGAGCAAAACCTTCTAAAAAACAAAGAGGTGCTCCACTACTACCCCCATCATCGGTATCGTCACCTTCATAATACTCAAGCACAGTTGATGTAACAAAATCGCTATTTGTTATTTCAGCATCACTTTCATCAGTAGCGGTTAACGTCAACTCATCGGTCGTACCTCCTGCAGTTCCTGCAGGAACGGTTAATTCTACTATCATACTGTCTGCTTCGTCAGGGTCAAGTGTAATAGAACTTCCACCCAGAAGGTTAGTTGCCCATCCATTTGAAGAAGATGCAGATAAATTATAATTGGCTGTTTCTGCCTGAAAATTTTGCACTACAAAAGTATAACTTTTCACCTCATTAGCAGAAACGTCTTCATCAGCAGGCGCATATACCTGAACACTACCTGCACCCGTCCATTTCTCAAACCCGACAATCTGCCAAACATCTCCGGGAGCAAGAGTGCTACGATTCCACTGGAGAGAATATCCAGCGTCAACATTATTTACATTTACTGTGTTAGGAAGTTCTCCATCATTCATTTCACCCCAATTAGTGTCATAGTCATCCTCATGATACCTGTCAGCCAACGAACTTGGATGTCCGTATAAACCCATAATACCGGCACTTTCATTTTCGTTATTTTTTAGATATACCATATTCACTATTGCACTGTAATAACCTTTCGAATTATCATTACCGTCAAAGTAAGTATCTCCTCCGTGCAGAAAACGACAATCTGTATAAGTAGTTCCACTTGTATTTTCTATATCCCATTCCAATCTATAATAAGAATTCCCGTTTGTATAATAAATCCTTTGGGTAATCCTTACACCTGTTGCTCCTGCATCATAAACCGTTTCTATACTCCAGCCATCAGGTTTACTGTGAGACACGGGTGTAAAAACTGTGCCTCCACAACCACCGGCAGGAACGTTCCCCATTGAAAACTGCTGCGACGTGCCATCTAAAAAAAGAGTCGAACCCTTCGCATTAATACCAAAATATTGTCGGGTTGCGCCATATAGAATTCCCATTTGAGCACAGTCATCCGCCTGAACAGTCAATGGGTCTCCTGTAATCTCCAGCCATACATCATCAGCTTTAACAGTAATAGGAAATAAAATTCCGATTAATCCTGCTATTAAAAACAAGTAGTAGAAAAACCACTTTCCCATTTTTAACCCTCCTTTAAAATTTTTATGGCTTAACATAGTATATGCTAACCTCCGTTTTTTAAAAAATATTTCTTAAAACAAGCTACACTTGCACTGATATTACCATTTTAAAGAACAGCCGAAATTACAGCAACACTATCTGCGCCTACTTGCAGTACTTCCTTTATATTTTTTCCATTTATCCCACCGATAGCAATTATTGGTATGGATATTTTTTTCTTTTATCACTACAGATAAGCTCTATACTACAACTCTTTTAACATAAAAGTAGCTCTATCGTCCCTTTTAACCTATTTAATTATTTCTTCACAAAGCCAAATTACAGGTTTTAAAATCCTTCTCACTGT from bacterium includes the following:
- a CDS encoding PHP domain-containing protein; its protein translation is MNKLKINNSKIVSKDKIPQLLSEGWHETDLHVHTYYSHDVLPSKFLDPLTLYEKARQKGMKFITFTDHDTMDAYDHIGWDKEGLVPGVEIKIKDMKNVGHSIHVNIYELNKVQFKELMEIAKVKKDIFAFVSYLKEKDLPFVYNHPYWYDHGEKPNFRVVHKLLQLFPVTEYNMHRVWQKNALAMKLAEKYSKGIIATTDTHVGDIGMASTFAKGETFREYFQNIAEGRVYLNPKDLTTKMLRDEISTWVELIFSLDVVRLEKVVHTQIRALNYFINWFLQGAFEDYPLVRKAAERFFSSLAKSGAPAFCYLELQNVLVYKMNRQLRTVEKI
- a CDS encoding thiamine phosphate synthase, producing MSIPIIAIGGINGKNIKEVLQVGADSVAVISAVL